CGCGCGAGCCAAGACCGCGCAAGCCAAGCGGCAACCGTTCCACACTTACGGCATTGACGTACCCGCCGGTACGCTCCAGATCGAGGTCCTCTTGAAGGCCACCAGTATCGCAAACGTGAGGGCGAGCATGCCAAGGACGATAGCTGCGATGTTTGCCCCGTGGTTCTGAGCGAGCCATCCAGTGAGGAGAGATCCGAATGGCACGACGCCGTTATGGACCAGCATATACGCACTCATGATCCTGCCGCGCATCCTATCTGGAGAGTTCATCTGAACCCAGGTGTTAGCAGCGGCGTTGAAGGTGATCTGCGCCCACCCCACGAGAGCCAGAACAATTGCTGACGCCATGTATACTTGGGTGAATCCCAGAAGTATCAGAAGTCCAGACCAGCAGAAGGCGGCCCACAGGATGAGTCTGGCCTGCAGCCCCCTGACGGAATGTGCTGCGAGGGCTACGGCTCCCATCACGGCTCCAACGCCCATTGCGGACATCAACAGCCCGTAACCGGTCGCCTCTTGATGAAGGACCCTTTCAGCAAAAGCGGGGACAAGGACGGCAGGATTGAGAAGAAACAAGCTCATGCCGAATACCAGCATGATGACGGTTGAGATCGCCGGAGTCGAGCGGACATAGGCCAGACCTTCAGCGAGGTCATCCAGCATCTTCCGGTGCGTCTCCGGCCGGGCCGGCTTTGAAGCAGGCACTAGCATGAGTCCGGCTATTACCGCAAGGAAGCTCGCCCCGTTCAGGAAGAAGCAGGGCGCAAACCCGGCCTTGCCTATGACCAGGCCTGCCAGAGCAGGGCCTAGCATTCGAGCCAGGTTGAAGATGGCCGAGTTGAGGGCAACCGCGTTCATCAGGTCGGTTCCATCGGTCATGTCCTTGACGAAAGCCTGTCTTGCGGGGCCGTCGATACTCTCAGCCACCCCCACCAGCGCAGACATGGCAAGGACGTGCCAGTATCTGACCAGCCCGAGCTGGATCAGAGCCCCCAATCCAAACGCCAGGACCATCAGGGTGGTCTGGGTGAGGAGGATCAGATTCCGCTTGGAGATCCGGTCAATTATGACCCCGGTGAATAAAGACAGGGCCAAAGTAGGAATGAACCGGATCGAACTGACGAGGCCAAGTAGGTATGCGGAGTCCGTAAGCTTGAGGATCAGCCACGCTTGTGCGGTGGACTGCATCCAGGTTCCGATCAGGGAGACGCATTGACCTGACCAGTAAAGCCGGAAGCTTCGATGACGGAGTGCGGCGAAAGTATTGCCAATCATCGGCGCCTTTACGCTGCCCCCGTCAGAATGACGAGTGGACTCGCTCAGTGTATCCATCAGACATTGCCTCACCCCGCGCGCAGCCAGAGACCTGATGACAGGCCTTCAGCCTCTGCCCATTCGGCCGATATTTCGCCAAAGACTCCGCTCGTTCGCTCGTTACTGTGATCCCGAGATCATCCCTCAAGCACGCTAACTGGCGCCGCCCGCGGAGTCCGCCGCCAGTTCGGGCTCGCGGGCCCAGGCCGCCTCTGGGTACTGACTGCGCTTGACTACGGCCTTTGTCTTCCATCTGCCTGTTCGGTAGTAGATGTAGCTGACCAAAAACCCGACCAACGGCGAGACTGCGGCGGCGATCCATACTCCTTTGACCCCGAGAGAGGGGATGCTCGAGAGGGTCCGGGCAAGGGGCACTCGGACGGCCCACAGCGCTATCACGGTAGTCAACATCGTCGGCATGGTATCTCCCGCTCCGCGTAAGGCCCCGTTGACCGCAAACATCAACGACAACGGAACGTACGAAAAGGCCACTATCCGAAGATAGGTTGCGCCTGCGCCCAGAACCATAGTGTCGGCGGTGAACACTCCAAGAAGCAGCTTCGGAGCTGCCATGACCACCAGGCTGATGACAGCGGCTATGCCGCCGGTCAACATCAGGCCCGAGCGGACCACGTCCCGGACCCTGTCATGTTTGCCTGCCCCGATGTTCTGCCCTACGAGGCTTGACACGGCGAGCCCGGTGCTCATGGCGGGCATGAACGCAAACTGATCCAGGCGCGAGGCCGCGCCGAACGCGGCGACGGTTGTCGCACCGAACGTGTTTATGATTGAGGTGATCACAAGCCCCCCAAGAGACACCATCAGCTGCTGAGCTCCAGCGGGGAGCCCGATTCTGAACGTGGTGACGGTAAGCTGCCAGTCGGGACGCCATTGATCTCTCGTGCGGGGCAGGAGATTAGTCACCCGGCTGAGATGGCGGAAGAGCAGGGCAACCGATATGGC
The Bacillota bacterium DNA segment above includes these coding regions:
- a CDS encoding MFS transporter, whose protein sequence is MDTLSESTRHSDGGSVKAPMIGNTFAALRHRSFRLYWSGQCVSLIGTWMQSTAQAWLILKLTDSAYLLGLVSSIRFIPTLALSLFTGVIIDRISKRNLILLTQTTLMVLAFGLGALIQLGLVRYWHVLAMSALVGVAESIDGPARQAFVKDMTDGTDLMNAVALNSAIFNLARMLGPALAGLVIGKAGFAPCFFLNGASFLAVIAGLMLVPASKPARPETHRKMLDDLAEGLAYVRSTPAISTVIMLVFGMSLFLLNPAVLVPAFAERVLHQEATGYGLLMSAMGVGAVMGAVALAAHSVRGLQARLILWAAFCWSGLLILLGFTQVYMASAIVLALVGWAQITFNAAANTWVQMNSPDRMRGRIMSAYMLVHNGVVPFGSLLTGWLAQNHGANIAAIVLGMLALTFAILVAFKRTSIWSVPAGTSMP
- a CDS encoding MATE family efflux transporter, with protein sequence MQASRTTDFTKGSISRHLLVFSIPMFLGNLLQALYNTVDSFWVGRFLGPEALGAVSVGFPIIFALVSIVAGLAVAATVLVSQYYGARQMDSVKRTIGNTLVILGLSSVAISIPGVLFARRILRLINTPPQVMEMAAQYLQVFIAGLIFMFLYNALSSIMRGLGDSRTPLVFLFYTTMINIALDPLMIFGIGPLPAMGVAGAAFATVIAQAISVALLFRHLSRVTNLLPRTRDQWRPDWQLTVTTFRIGLPAGAQQLMVSLGGLVITSIINTFGATTVAAFGAASRLDQFAFMPAMSTGLAVSSLVGQNIGAGKHDRVRDVVRSGLMLTGGIAAVISLVVMAAPKLLLGVFTADTMVLGAGATYLRIVAFSYVPLSLMFAVNGALRGAGDTMPTMLTTVIALWAVRVPLARTLSSIPSLGVKGVWIAAAVSPLVGFLVSYIYYRTGRWKTKAVVKRSQYPEAAWAREPELAADSAGGAS